The following DNA comes from Candidatus Methylomirabilota bacterium.
TCGCCGCACATGGGGCGCCGCTCGGCGGTGGCGATGTTCCAGTTCTCGAGCATCTCGTCGAGGACGAAGCGGGCGAGGCGGTTCTTCTCCCGGTCGCGCGCCAAACGGACGCCCTCGCGGTAGTCGGGCGGGATGTCGATGGCCGCGCGCGCCATCAGCTCGCGGGCGGTGTCTTCGATCAGCTTGGCGGGGATCAGAGAACTACCGCTTGCCTTTGCGCTCGTCGCGGCGCAGCTTGTACTCGATGGAGTCGACGAGGGCCTGCCAGGAGGCCTCGATGATGTTGTCGGCCACGCCCACGGTGCCCCAGGTCTCGTCACCGTCGCCGGAGGTGATGAGCACACGCGTCTTGGCCGCCGTGCCCTTGGACTCGTCGAGAATGCGCACCTTGTAGTCCAGCAGCCTCATCTCGCGCAGGTTCGGGTAGAACTCCTCGAGCGCCTTCCTCAACGCATCATCGAGCGCGTTGACCGGGCCGTGGCCGGAGGCGGCCGTGTGCTCGGCGATGCCCTTGACCCTAAGTCGCACCGTCGCCTCGGCGACCGGCTCGGCGCTGCCGCGCTCCTCCTCGACGATGACGCGGAAGCCGTCGAGGTCGAAGTAGGGCTTGTGGTTGCCGAGCGCGCGCTCCATCAGGAGCTCGAAGGACGCCTCGGCGCCCTCGAACTGGAAGCCCTCGTCCTCCATGCGCTTCAGCATCTCGAGGATGCGGCGGGCTTCCGGTGTGTTCTTGTCGAGGTCGATGCCGTACTCCTTGGCCTTCCAGAGGATGTTCGACTGCCCAGCCAGCTCCGAGACCAGCACCCGCCGGTGGTTGCCCACCGTCTCCGGGTCGATGTGCTCGTAGGTCTCGGCGTGCTTGAGGACGGCCGAGACGTGGATGCCGCCCTTGTGGGCGAAGGCCGAGTCGCCGACGTAGGGCTGCGAGCCCCACGGCTTGCGGTTGGCCAGCTCCGACACGAAGCGCGAGACGTCGCGCAGCTCGCGCAGGTTTTCCTTGGGGATGCAGTCGAGGCCCATCTTCAGCATCAGGTTGGGAATGATCGAGACGAGGTTGGCGTTGCCGCAGCGCTCGCCGTAGCCGTTCATCGTCCCCTGGACGTGGTTGACGCCCTCGGAGACCGCCGCCAGCGTATTCGCCACGGCGCACTCGGTGTCGTTGTGGACGTGGATGCCGAGCGGGGTTTCCGCCTTCACGTGCTTCTTGACCTCGCGGATGATCTCCACGACCTCGTGAGGCAGGCCGCCGCCGTTGGTATCGCACAGCACGAGGCAGTGGGCGCCCGCGGCCTCCGCCGCCTTGAGCGTGGTGAGCGCGTACTCGCGGTTCTTCTTGAAGCCGTCGAAGAAGTGCTCGGCGTCGTAGATGACCTCCTCGAAATGCTTGAGGAGGTAGGCGATCGAGTCGCCGATCATCAGGAGGTTCTCGTCAAGCGTGGTGGCGAGCGCGGTCGTCACGTGGAAGTCCCAAGACTTGCCGAAGATGGTGACGACCGGCGGCCCCGCCTCGACCAGCGCCTGGATATTGCTGTCTTCCTGCGGCCGGACTCCTGGACGGCGCGTCGAGCCGAAGGCGGTGATCTTGGCGCTCTTGAAGACGGCGTCCTGGACGCGCTTGAAAAACCGCAGGTCCTTGGGATTCGAGCCCGGCCAGCCGCCCTCGATGTAGTGGATACCGAGCGTGTCGAGGCGCTGGGCTATGCGGACCTTGTCCTCCATGGAGAAGGACACGCCCTCCCCCTGGGTGCCGTCGCGCAGCGTCGTATCGTAAACCTTGATTTCCCGTGACATAGGACGCCTATCATCCCGCCGCCCCGCCCCGGGTGTCAAGTTTGACGCCTCCCCCTCTCCCCCGGTGGGGGAGAGGGCCGCAGTTCGAGCTGAGACGCTTGCGGCGAGGCGAGGGCTGAGAGGGTGAGGGGGCGCAGCTAAGGCTTGCGGTACACCTCCCGGCGATGACCGACCTTCACCACGATGATCACGAGCCGGCGGCCCTCGATGGAGTAGATCACGCGGTAGTCGCCGACGCGATGCCGATAGAGACGTTCCACCCCCTGGAGTTGCTTTACGCCGGGCGGTCTCGGATCCTCTCGAAGCGCATCAATCCGGTTCGCGATACGGCGATGAACATCCTTCGGCAGGGCCGC
Coding sequences within:
- the cimA gene encoding citramalate synthase, which translates into the protein MSREIKVYDTTLRDGTQGEGVSFSMEDKVRIAQRLDTLGIHYIEGGWPGSNPKDLRFFKRVQDAVFKSAKITAFGSTRRPGVRPQEDSNIQALVEAGPPVVTIFGKSWDFHVTTALATTLDENLLMIGDSIAYLLKHFEEVIYDAEHFFDGFKKNREYALTTLKAAEAAGAHCLVLCDTNGGGLPHEVVEIIREVKKHVKAETPLGIHVHNDTECAVANTLAAVSEGVNHVQGTMNGYGERCGNANLVSIIPNLMLKMGLDCIPKENLRELRDVSRFVSELANRKPWGSQPYVGDSAFAHKGGIHVSAVLKHAETYEHIDPETVGNHRRVLVSELAGQSNILWKAKEYGIDLDKNTPEARRILEMLKRMEDEGFQFEGAEASFELLMERALGNHKPYFDLDGFRVIVEEERGSAEPVAEATVRLRVKGIAEHTAASGHGPVNALDDALRKALEEFYPNLREMRLLDYKVRILDESKGTAAKTRVLITSGDGDETWGTVGVADNIIEASWQALVDSIEYKLRRDERKGKR
- a CDS encoding type II toxin-antitoxin system RelE/ParE family toxin — its product is MSYTVEFLPSAQRELAALPKDVHRRIANRIDALREDPRPPGVKQLQGVERLYRHRVGDYRVIYSIEGRRLVIIVVKVGHRREVYRKP